Proteins from a single region of Pseudomonas phenolilytica:
- a CDS encoding glycosyltransferase family 2 protein, producing MNVALILNYKAATETISCVESLLAHCPAVDHVVVIDNDSQDGSFAAFTQWREDRGLQNVTVLANPQNNGYAGGNNYGLRWALENLQPEYFWIVNNDTYVDSDAFAPLLQALKQNDNQFVGSVILSADSGRLECYGGGKLYPLLGKAKLLGKDQTLEAMQQTQEKPDYLMGCSLAFSAALLARIGMMDEAYFMYSEEVDWQYHAKKFGVSIQVVPQSRLFHYGSLSSGGRSAFYHYYRNRAATRFNKRFYGAPFALASACFLSAITVMKEFNHPGLAWSGIKGAFKGVTMRVE from the coding sequence ATGAACGTCGCACTTATTCTCAACTACAAAGCTGCTACTGAAACGATCAGTTGCGTAGAGAGTCTGCTCGCGCACTGCCCGGCGGTCGACCATGTGGTGGTCATCGACAATGACTCGCAGGACGGCTCCTTCGCAGCCTTCACTCAGTGGCGCGAAGACCGGGGGCTGCAGAACGTCACGGTCCTCGCCAACCCGCAGAACAACGGCTACGCCGGCGGCAACAACTATGGCCTGCGCTGGGCGCTGGAGAACCTACAGCCCGAGTATTTCTGGATCGTCAACAATGACACCTACGTTGACTCCGATGCCTTTGCGCCATTGCTGCAGGCGCTGAAGCAGAACGACAACCAGTTCGTCGGCTCGGTGATCCTCAGCGCCGATAGCGGCCGTCTGGAGTGTTACGGCGGCGGCAAGCTCTATCCACTGCTGGGCAAGGCGAAGCTGCTCGGCAAGGACCAGACCCTGGAAGCCATGCAGCAAACCCAGGAGAAGCCCGATTATCTGATGGGGTGCAGCCTGGCGTTCTCCGCGGCCCTGCTCGCGCGCATCGGCATGATGGACGAGGCCTACTTCATGTACTCCGAGGAAGTGGACTGGCAATACCACGCCAAGAAGTTCGGCGTCTCCATCCAGGTCGTACCGCAGAGCCGGTTGTTCCATTACGGCTCGCTCAGTTCGGGCGGGCGCTCGGCGTTCTACCACTACTACCGCAATCGCGCGGCCACGCGCTTCAACAAACGCTTCTACGGCGCGCCGTTCGCGCTGGCCTCCGCGTGTTTCCTGTCGGCGATAACCGTCATGAAGGAATTCAACCATCCCGGCCTCGCATGGTCGGGCATCAAGGGCGCTTTCAAGGGAGTAACGATGCGTGTCGAATGA
- a CDS encoding polysaccharide pyruvyl transferase family protein produces the protein MKFGLLWHSFSSGNLGVGALSISNMLLIDEAARKCGITPEFLIIGSSGPCDYPPSTERFKYEFIEFNEQNLLKNPHGLYRAIASCDAIFDIGEGDSFSDIYGAKRLIKLLVSKGMALGARVPLILSPQTIGPFKSGWGTKASAWVMKKSTLVFARDHQSFDVLKQLGIVNRDEVIDVAFHLPFERQVRERQPDRLAIGISVSALLHHGGYEGSANQFGLRADYKQLTDELIRALLARGHEVHLVPHVIPIGFPAEDDYTVSLQLQQRYPELKLAPRFKGPIEAKSYISGLDFFVGARMHATIAAFSAGVPVVPLAYSRKFSGLYQSLDYHRVVDLKTESTASALEAVLEYLDNREQLKAEVAASGAIIRRKLDAYSLGLEQILVSLNQGQPAYQR, from the coding sequence ATGAAATTCGGACTGCTTTGGCACTCGTTCTCTTCCGGCAATCTCGGCGTCGGCGCGCTGAGCATTTCCAACATGCTGCTGATCGACGAGGCGGCGCGTAAATGTGGCATCACCCCTGAATTCCTCATCATCGGTTCGTCGGGCCCCTGCGATTACCCGCCGTCGACCGAGCGCTTCAAGTACGAATTCATCGAGTTCAACGAGCAGAACCTGCTGAAGAACCCGCACGGCCTGTACCGGGCGATCGCCTCGTGCGACGCGATCTTCGATATCGGCGAGGGCGACAGCTTCTCCGATATCTACGGTGCCAAGCGGCTGATCAAGCTGCTGGTGAGCAAGGGCATGGCGTTGGGTGCACGGGTGCCGCTGATCCTCTCGCCGCAGACCATCGGCCCGTTCAAGTCGGGCTGGGGCACCAAGGCGTCGGCCTGGGTAATGAAGAAGAGCACGCTGGTGTTCGCCCGCGATCACCAGTCGTTCGATGTGCTCAAGCAGCTCGGCATCGTTAACCGTGACGAGGTGATCGACGTCGCCTTCCACCTTCCCTTCGAGCGCCAGGTGCGCGAGCGTCAGCCGGACCGGCTGGCCATCGGCATCAGCGTTTCGGCGCTGCTACATCACGGCGGCTACGAAGGCAGCGCCAACCAGTTCGGCCTGCGTGCCGATTACAAGCAGCTCACCGATGAGCTGATCCGCGCGCTGCTGGCACGCGGCCATGAGGTGCATCTGGTGCCGCACGTGATCCCCATCGGCTTTCCCGCCGAAGACGACTACACGGTATCCCTGCAACTGCAGCAGCGTTATCCGGAGCTGAAACTGGCGCCGCGCTTCAAGGGGCCGATCGAGGCAAAGTCGTACATCAGCGGGCTGGACTTCTTCGTCGGCGCGCGCATGCACGCAACCATCGCCGCCTTCTCTGCCGGCGTGCCGGTGGTGCCGCTGGCCTATAGCCGCAAATTCTCCGGACTCTACCAGTCGCTCGACTACCACCGCGTGGTGGACCTCAAGACCGAGTCGACCGCCAGCGCACTGGAAGCGGTGCTGGAGTACCTGGACAACCGCGAGCAGCTGAAAGCGGAAGTCGCCGCCAGCGGCGCGATCATCCGCCGCAAGCTCGATGCCTACAGCCTCGGGCTCGAGCAAATCCTGGTTTCGCTGAACCAGGGCCAGCCCGCGTACCAGAGATAA
- a CDS encoding oligosaccharide flippase family protein: protein MRDHALMGVTTAARTAVQLGTLLILARTLGPTDFGFISIVITWSTIVALVTDYGFGMRALRDIGAERERAGAIMSASLAAKTLLVLPACVLLLPVILFVLDLSMAERVASVLFLLGTLASSYGDLALTVFRSIGQFQRETRIVVVTALIHFVLIGLAIVLRNDVVAIGLAFLVSRLIYAAGALRALAKIAHLAGIVRNSWQVLAERFKSSTSFAVDSGATNIFAQLDVILVNHLAGREAAGIYFAGSRLLQGAVPFSVLLASVHIPRFAYRLHNQSRELVRYGARILGEYVAMGLIFALAFYFIGPLFTDYFLGASYAELNTLWLAFACFTFARFVAAGLGVQLMAMGTGFLRTFGIIFSGVITVACYWIFIPGHGIQAAPWVSTLGMAVLTLIYGYAVQNIYRRQRNA, encoded by the coding sequence ATGCGCGACCACGCCCTGATGGGAGTCACCACGGCGGCCCGGACTGCCGTGCAGCTGGGCACGCTGTTGATCCTGGCACGGACGCTCGGCCCCACCGACTTCGGGTTCATCTCGATCGTGATCACCTGGTCGACCATCGTCGCGCTGGTGACCGACTACGGCTTCGGCATGCGCGCGCTGCGCGACATCGGCGCCGAGCGCGAGCGTGCCGGAGCGATCATGTCGGCCAGCCTGGCGGCGAAGACGCTGCTGGTGCTGCCGGCGTGCGTGCTCCTGTTGCCGGTGATTCTGTTCGTGCTGGACCTGAGCATGGCCGAGCGCGTGGCCTCGGTGCTGTTCCTGCTCGGCACGCTGGCCTCGTCGTATGGCGATCTGGCGCTGACGGTGTTTCGCAGCATCGGTCAGTTCCAGCGCGAGACGCGCATTGTGGTCGTCACCGCACTGATTCATTTCGTGCTGATCGGGCTGGCCATCGTGCTGCGTAACGATGTGGTCGCAATCGGCCTGGCGTTCCTGGTCTCGCGCCTGATCTATGCGGCCGGCGCGTTGCGCGCGCTGGCGAAGATCGCCCATCTGGCAGGCATCGTGCGCAATTCCTGGCAGGTGCTGGCCGAACGTTTCAAGAGTTCGACCAGCTTTGCCGTGGACAGTGGCGCTACCAACATCTTCGCGCAACTGGACGTCATCCTCGTGAACCACCTGGCCGGACGCGAGGCTGCAGGTATCTACTTTGCCGGCTCGCGCCTGCTGCAGGGCGCGGTACCGTTCAGCGTGCTGCTGGCCAGCGTACATATCCCGCGCTTCGCCTACCGGCTGCACAACCAGAGCCGCGAACTGGTGCGCTACGGCGCGCGCATCCTCGGCGAGTACGTCGCGATGGGCCTGATATTCGCCCTCGCCTTCTATTTCATCGGTCCGCTGTTCACCGATTACTTCCTCGGCGCCAGCTACGCCGAGCTCAACACGCTGTGGCTGGCCTTCGCCTGCTTCACCTTCGCCCGTTTCGTCGCCGCGGGCCTCGGTGTGCAGCTGATGGCGATGGGCACCGGCTTCCTGCGCACCTTCGGAATCATCTTCTCCGGGGTGATCACGGTCGCCTGTTACTGGATTTTCATTCCCGGCCACGGGATACAAGCAGCACCTTGGGTGTCCACTCTGGGCATGGCGGTGCTGACCCTCATTTACGGTTATGCGGTGCAGAACATCTACCGCAGGCAGCGCAACGCATGA
- the catA gene encoding catechol 1,2-dioxygenase — translation MTVKISHSDHVQTFFKQASGFNNDEGSSRMKTVINRILVDTAKIVEDLEITQDEFWKAVDYLNRLGGRHEAGLLIAGLGLEHYLDLLQDAKDEQEGLTGGTPRTIEGPLYVAGAPLAQGVTRMDDGSEDDVATPMFLQGRVTGPDGQPVAGAVVDLWHANTKGNYSYFDKSQSEYNLRRRIVTDENGYYRARSIVPSGYGCSPDGPTQELLDMLGRHGQRPAHIHFFISAPGHRHLTTQINLAGDKYLWDDFAYATREGLVGDIRFVDDAEAARSRGVQGRFAEIDFDFQLQKAPAPHAEQRSQRPRALQQA, via the coding sequence ATGACTGTAAAAATCTCCCACTCCGATCACGTGCAGACCTTCTTCAAGCAAGCCAGCGGCTTCAACAATGACGAAGGCAGCAGCCGCATGAAGACGGTGATCAACCGCATCCTGGTCGACACCGCGAAGATCGTCGAAGACCTGGAAATCACCCAGGACGAGTTCTGGAAGGCGGTGGATTACCTCAATCGCCTCGGCGGTCGTCACGAGGCCGGCCTGCTGATCGCCGGCCTGGGGCTGGAGCATTACCTCGACTTGCTGCAGGACGCCAAGGACGAGCAGGAAGGCCTCACCGGCGGCACGCCGCGCACCATCGAAGGCCCGCTGTACGTCGCCGGTGCGCCGCTTGCCCAGGGCGTGACGCGCATGGACGACGGCAGCGAAGATGACGTTGCCACGCCGATGTTCCTCCAGGGCCGCGTCACCGGCCCGGACGGTCAGCCGGTTGCCGGCGCGGTGGTCGATCTGTGGCATGCCAACACCAAGGGCAACTATTCCTACTTCGACAAGAGCCAGTCGGAGTACAACCTGCGTCGTCGCATTGTCACCGACGAGAACGGCTACTACCGCGCCCGCAGTATCGTGCCGTCCGGCTATGGCTGCTCGCCCGACGGTCCGACTCAGGAACTGCTCGACATGCTTGGTCGCCATGGCCAGCGTCCAGCGCACATTCACTTCTTCATTTCCGCGCCGGGTCATCGTCATCTGACCACTCAGATCAACCTGGCGGGCGACAAGTACCTGTGGGACGATTTCGCGTACGCCACCCGCGAAGGTCTGGTCGGCGACATCCGCTTTGTCGACGATGCCGAGGCTGCGCGTAGCCGCGGTGTGCAGGGACGTTTCGCGGAAATCGACTTCGACTTTCAGCTGCAGAAGGCGCCCGCGCCGCACGCCGAGCAGCGCAGCCAGCGCCCGCGCGCGCTGCAGCAGGCTTGA
- a CDS encoding polysaccharide biosynthesis/export family protein, translating into MKAFTALALTSALALQGCAFAPGQYLDPDEFTEGAEAEHGTVHLIRITPEMLKGDLASDAGTSSKQELLSYKPSAYRIGPNDLLYITVWDHPELTAPSGPQQQLDANGRLVRPDGTLFYPYIGNVEAAGKTIEELRSTIARRLTNYIDSPQVDVSILRFGSQRVIVSGAFDTAGEVPVTTAPMTIVQAIGQAGVDTETADLTGLMLKRDGREYMLDVDSLNRPDSWLHQVYLKDGDQLHLPYNDQRKIYVLGEVRQPQALSFKATSMNLMDAIGTAGGIAQETADGEALYVIRGAEDMAKEPAKVFQLNAKSPTAFALAKHFPLQPQDVVFVGPANITRWNRFISQLLPSASVIGTGAAAEYNLSK; encoded by the coding sequence ATGAAAGCATTTACCGCTCTTGCATTGACTTCCGCCCTGGCGCTTCAGGGCTGTGCCTTCGCGCCTGGCCAGTATCTCGATCCGGATGAGTTCACCGAAGGCGCCGAAGCGGAACACGGCACCGTGCATCTGATCCGAATCACTCCCGAGATGCTTAAGGGGGACCTCGCCTCTGACGCGGGTACGTCGAGCAAGCAGGAACTGCTGAGCTACAAACCATCGGCGTATCGCATCGGCCCGAACGATCTGCTCTATATCACCGTCTGGGACCATCCTGAACTGACCGCCCCGTCCGGTCCGCAGCAGCAACTCGACGCCAACGGCCGCCTCGTCCGGCCGGACGGCACACTGTTCTACCCCTATATCGGCAACGTCGAAGCGGCAGGCAAGACCATCGAAGAGCTGCGCTCGACCATCGCCCGGCGCCTGACCAACTACATCGACAGCCCGCAGGTCGACGTCTCCATCCTGCGCTTTGGCAGCCAGCGCGTAATCGTTTCCGGTGCATTCGACACCGCTGGTGAAGTTCCGGTGACCACCGCGCCGATGACGATCGTTCAGGCAATCGGCCAGGCCGGCGTCGACACCGAAACCGCCGACCTCACCGGCCTGATGCTCAAGCGTGACGGTCGCGAGTACATGCTGGACGTCGACTCACTCAATCGCCCGGACTCCTGGCTGCATCAGGTTTACTTGAAGGATGGCGATCAGCTCCACCTGCCCTACAACGACCAGCGCAAAATCTACGTGTTGGGCGAAGTCAGGCAGCCACAGGCTCTTTCCTTCAAGGCAACCAGCATGAATCTGATGGATGCGATCGGCACCGCAGGCGGCATCGCTCAGGAAACCGCCGACGGCGAGGCGCTGTATGTCATTCGCGGCGCAGAAGACATGGCCAAAGAACCAGCCAAGGTATTTCAGCTGAATGCCAAGTCGCCTACCGCGTTTGCCCTGGCGAAGCACTTCCCGCTCCAGCCCCAGGACGTGGTGTTCGTCGGCCCAGCGAATATCACCCGCTGGAACCGCTTCATCAGCCAGCTGCTACCTTCGGCCAGCGTGATTGGCACCGGCGCTGCAGCCGAGTACAACCTGTCCAAGTAA
- the catC gene encoding muconolactone Delta-isomerase, giving the protein MLFHVKMIVKLPVDMDPAKAAKLKADEKELAQSLMRAGKWRHLWRIAGQYANYSVFDVASVQELHDTLMQLPLFPYMEIEVNALCRHPSSIREDDS; this is encoded by the coding sequence ATGCTCTTCCACGTGAAGATGATCGTGAAGCTGCCGGTCGACATGGACCCGGCGAAGGCCGCCAAGCTCAAGGCAGACGAGAAGGAGCTGGCGCAGAGTCTGATGCGCGCGGGCAAGTGGCGCCACCTATGGCGTATCGCCGGGCAGTACGCCAACTACAGCGTGTTCGACGTGGCCAGCGTGCAGGAACTGCACGACACGCTGATGCAACTGCCGCTGTTCCCCTACATGGAAATCGAGGTCAACGCGCTGTGCCGTCACCCGTCTTCGATTCGTGAGGACGACAGCTGA
- a CDS encoding Coenzyme F420 hydrogenase/dehydrogenase, beta subunit C-terminal domain yields MKALLNRVLKNDLCSGCGMCSSVASDDAVQIRLNADGYHRPVLNKAYAGKSIASEEASSAFAKSCPALNLDIRPYKTANYHPVWGEILETLKGHALDNEVRQAGSSGGVISALAQYCLEQKLVDGVIQIQASQTDPLENVATISRSRQNIIASSGSRYAPASPAQALKWVAMSTEKYLFIGKPCDVAAVRQMQAHDPRLKQNIPYVVSFMCAGTPSLHGTEQVLDQLGVERDDVTSFRYRGDGWPGLTKATLKNGDARTMTYNDSWGKVLNRHLQTRCKICPDGIGEFADIVCADGWEGDEKGYPSFEERDGNSLILIRTDKGRELFRNAEANGVVQAEAFDTAGIFAIQPFQYYRRTTILPRLWAMKLLMLKTPSYKGFELGKGIREIGLYQSFKAFTGLLVRRKKIKRRTLESA; encoded by the coding sequence ATGAAAGCTTTGTTGAATCGCGTCCTGAAGAACGACCTGTGCAGCGGCTGCGGCATGTGCAGCTCGGTTGCCTCGGACGATGCCGTACAGATCCGGCTGAACGCCGATGGCTACCACCGCCCGGTGCTGAACAAGGCCTACGCGGGCAAGTCGATTGCCAGCGAGGAGGCCAGCAGCGCCTTCGCCAAGTCCTGCCCGGCGCTCAACCTCGATATCCGCCCATACAAAACGGCCAACTATCACCCGGTATGGGGCGAAATCCTCGAGACGCTCAAGGGCCACGCGCTGGACAACGAAGTGCGTCAGGCCGGCTCTTCCGGCGGGGTGATTTCGGCACTGGCGCAATACTGCCTGGAGCAGAAACTGGTCGACGGGGTGATCCAGATCCAGGCGTCGCAAACCGATCCGCTGGAGAACGTCGCCACCATCAGCCGCTCGCGGCAGAACATCATCGCCTCGTCGGGTTCGCGCTACGCGCCGGCCTCGCCGGCTCAGGCGCTGAAGTGGGTGGCGATGTCCACTGAGAAGTACCTGTTTATCGGCAAGCCCTGCGACGTGGCCGCGGTACGCCAGATGCAGGCGCACGACCCGCGCCTGAAACAGAACATCCCCTACGTGGTGTCGTTCATGTGCGCCGGCACGCCGAGCCTGCACGGTACCGAGCAGGTTCTGGATCAGCTGGGTGTCGAGCGCGACGACGTTACCAGCTTCCGCTATCGCGGCGACGGCTGGCCGGGGTTGACCAAGGCGACGCTGAAGAACGGCGACGCGCGCACCATGACCTACAACGATTCCTGGGGAAAGGTGCTTAACCGCCATCTGCAGACCCGCTGCAAGATCTGCCCGGACGGCATCGGCGAGTTCGCCGATATCGTCTGTGCGGACGGCTGGGAAGGCGACGAAAAAGGCTACCCGTCGTTCGAGGAGCGCGACGGCAATTCGCTGATTCTGATCCGCACCGACAAGGGGCGCGAATTGTTTCGCAACGCCGAGGCCAATGGCGTTGTCCAAGCGGAAGCTTTCGATACGGCCGGCATCTTCGCGATCCAGCCGTTCCAGTATTACCGGCGCACCACGATCCTGCCGCGGTTGTGGGCCATGAAGCTGCTGATGCTCAAGACGCCCAGCTACAAGGGGTTCGAGCTGGGCAAGGGGATCAGAGAAATCGGTCTCTACCAGAGCTTCAAGGCGTTCACCGGCCTGCTGGTACGGCGCAAGAAGATCAAGCGGCGGACTTTGGAGTCCGCATGA
- a CDS encoding benzoate/H(+) symporter BenE family transporter — MKALLKDFSLSAVVAGFIATVISYAGPLVIIFQAAKAADLPHDVLSSWVWTISIGSGVLGIALSIRYKVPIVIAWSAPGSALLVTMLPDITLNQAVGAYIVSNVVVLLVGLSGAFDRIIDRLPAAIAAGMLAGILFRFGTGLFVAVKDQPWLVLAMFGTYLLFKRSLPRYAVLAVLVVGVTIAIASGELRSEALVIGLATPVWIAPEFSWQVILNIAFPLVMVALTGQFMPGMAVLRNDGYATPASPLISSSALGSLLLAPFGCHGLNLAAITAAICTGRESHENPHKRYVAGVSGGVFYLLLGIFGATLVSLFTAFPAAMIAALAGLALLAAIGAALSGAMAVPADREAALITFLVTASGMSFLGLSAAFWGLVFGLCAHALLGLRQRRSAPALPLATSSEEQQPAR, encoded by the coding sequence ATGAAAGCGCTACTCAAAGACTTCTCGCTGTCCGCCGTGGTCGCCGGCTTTATCGCGACCGTGATTTCCTATGCCGGTCCGCTGGTAATCATCTTCCAGGCGGCCAAGGCGGCCGACCTGCCGCATGATGTGCTGTCGTCGTGGGTCTGGACGATCTCCATCGGCAGCGGTGTGCTCGGCATTGCACTCAGCATTCGCTACAAGGTCCCCATCGTCATCGCCTGGTCGGCGCCCGGCTCGGCGCTGCTGGTGACCATGCTGCCCGACATCACGCTCAACCAGGCGGTGGGGGCGTACATCGTCAGCAATGTGGTGGTGCTGCTGGTCGGCCTGTCCGGTGCCTTTGACCGCATCATCGACCGTCTGCCCGCGGCCATCGCCGCGGGCATGCTCGCGGGGATCCTGTTCCGCTTCGGCACCGGCCTGTTCGTCGCGGTCAAGGACCAGCCCTGGCTGGTGCTGGCGATGTTCGGCACCTATCTGTTGTTCAAGCGCTCGCTGCCGCGCTACGCAGTACTCGCGGTATTGGTGGTCGGTGTGACGATCGCGATCGCTTCGGGCGAGCTGCGCAGCGAGGCGCTGGTGATCGGACTGGCGACGCCGGTGTGGATCGCGCCGGAGTTCAGCTGGCAGGTGATCCTCAATATTGCCTTTCCGCTGGTGATGGTGGCGCTCACCGGGCAGTTCATGCCGGGTATGGCGGTATTGCGCAATGACGGTTACGCAACGCCTGCCAGCCCGCTGATCAGCAGCAGCGCGCTGGGCTCGCTGCTGCTGGCGCCGTTCGGTTGCCACGGCTTGAATCTGGCGGCGATCACGGCGGCGATCTGCACCGGCCGCGAGTCCCACGAAAACCCGCACAAGCGTTATGTCGCGGGCGTTTCCGGCGGGGTGTTCTATCTGTTGCTGGGAATCTTCGGGGCGACGCTGGTTTCGCTCTTCACAGCCTTCCCCGCAGCGATGATCGCCGCGCTGGCCGGCTTGGCGCTGCTGGCAGCGATCGGCGCTGCATTGTCCGGCGCGATGGCGGTCCCGGCCGATCGCGAGGCGGCGCTGATCACCTTTCTGGTCACGGCGTCCGGCATGTCGTTCCTCGGTCTGTCGGCGGCGTTCTGGGGCTTGGTGTTCGGCCTTTGCGCCCACGCTCTGCTTGGGCTGCGACAACGCCGAAGTGCTCCGGCATTGCCTCTTGCGACGAGCTCCGAGGAGCAGCAGCCGGCACGGTGA
- a CDS encoding OprD family porin gives MQKTRISRLALAIGTATTIPGAFAADGGFFEDATATLQARNYYFSRDFSDIVGPNPQSKAEEWAQGFILKVNSGFTQGQVGFGIDAIGMLGIKLDSGGGRINTGLLPTGSDGKAQDDYSRLGAALKVRLSQTELRIGELTPNLPVLAFSDIRLLPPTYQGASIVSNEITGLTLQAGQLRSGSLLNEAGDGEMFAKLGSTPRLGSNRSSDRFHYAGADYTFNDKRTSVGVWYAQLEDIYNQRFYSLKHSLPVGQWVLGANIGFYDSREDGDRLLGSIDNQAAFSQLSARRSGHTLMVGYQAMFGDDAFPRVFNNIAPLGNEVPTYEFAEKDERSWQARYDYDFAALGVPGLVATMRYIASDNVDTGRGFEGNAQERDLDIGYTVQSGPLKNVGIRLRNVAARSNYRSDIDENRLILSYTLTLF, from the coding sequence ATGCAGAAAACTCGAATCTCCCGCCTTGCGCTGGCCATCGGTACCGCCACCACCATCCCCGGCGCCTTTGCCGCAGACGGCGGGTTCTTTGAAGACGCCACCGCCACCTTGCAGGCGCGTAACTATTACTTCAGCCGGGATTTCTCCGACATCGTCGGTCCCAATCCGCAGTCGAAGGCCGAAGAGTGGGCGCAGGGCTTCATTCTCAAGGTCAATTCGGGCTTCACCCAGGGACAGGTCGGCTTCGGCATCGACGCCATCGGCATGCTGGGTATCAAGCTCGACAGCGGCGGCGGCCGGATCAACACCGGTCTGCTACCGACCGGCAGCGACGGCAAGGCGCAGGACGACTACAGTCGACTCGGTGCAGCGCTCAAGGTGCGCCTGTCGCAGACCGAGCTGCGTATCGGCGAGCTGACGCCCAACCTGCCAGTGCTCGCCTTCAGCGATATCCGCTTGCTGCCGCCGACTTACCAGGGTGCCAGCATCGTTTCCAACGAAATCACCGGACTGACACTGCAGGCCGGCCAGCTGCGTTCGGGAAGCCTGCTGAACGAGGCAGGCGATGGCGAGATGTTCGCCAAGCTCGGCAGTACGCCACGGCTGGGCAGCAATAGAAGCAGCGACCGTTTCCACTACGCGGGTGCCGATTACACCTTCAACGACAAGCGCACGTCGGTGGGGGTGTGGTACGCGCAGCTGGAAGATATCTATAACCAGCGTTTCTACAGCCTCAAGCACAGTTTGCCGGTGGGGCAGTGGGTACTCGGTGCGAACATCGGTTTCTACGATTCGCGGGAAGACGGTGATCGGCTGCTGGGAAGCATCGACAACCAGGCGGCGTTCTCGCAGCTTTCCGCTAGGCGTAGTGGCCATACCTTGATGGTCGGATACCAGGCGATGTTCGGTGACGATGCGTTTCCGCGTGTGTTCAACAACATCGCGCCGCTGGGTAACGAGGTGCCGACGTACGAGTTCGCCGAGAAGGACGAGCGATCCTGGCAGGCTCGTTACGACTATGACTTCGCTGCGCTTGGTGTTCCCGGGCTGGTGGCGACGATGCGCTACATCGCCAGCGATAACGTCGACACCGGAAGAGGCTTCGAGGGCAACGCTCAGGAACGCGATCTGGACATTGGTTACACCGTGCAGAGTGGTCCGTTGAAGAATGTCGGCATCCGCTTGCGCAACGTAGCCGCTCGATCCAACTACCGCAGCGATATCGATGAAAATCGGCTGATCCTGAGCTATACGCTGACCTTGTTCTAA
- a CDS encoding WecB/TagA/CpsF family glycosyltransferase, which produces MSNDTNHAFGVSFYTGSKAALLAAVREGVKQPYSFVVTPNVDHLAQLQHNAALRAAYSKARLRLCDSRVLMPLLQRLGVAVEEVIPGSDLTIDLLRWADSERLRIVLVGASNEECTKLRNLYPGITVYHHNPPMGFIDRPDEVRRCLEFIRQHPSELVFYAVGAPRQEILASSIESHERTGMGFCIGASISFATGSIKRAPRWMQNCKLEWLHRMLSEPRRLVRRYVHDALFIVPAYRREKSNRTQRAAPINQDL; this is translated from the coding sequence GTGTCGAATGATACGAACCATGCCTTCGGCGTGTCCTTCTACACCGGTAGCAAGGCGGCTCTGCTCGCCGCTGTCCGCGAGGGGGTGAAACAGCCTTACTCGTTCGTGGTGACGCCCAACGTGGACCACCTTGCTCAGCTGCAGCACAACGCGGCACTGCGCGCAGCCTATTCGAAAGCCCGGCTGCGACTGTGCGATAGCCGCGTGCTGATGCCACTGCTGCAGCGCTTGGGCGTGGCCGTGGAAGAGGTGATTCCGGGCAGCGATCTGACCATCGACCTGCTTCGCTGGGCCGATAGCGAGCGGCTGCGGATTGTCCTGGTCGGCGCGTCGAACGAGGAATGCACCAAGCTGCGAAACCTCTATCCGGGAATCACGGTTTATCACCACAACCCGCCGATGGGCTTCATCGACCGACCCGATGAAGTCAGGCGCTGCCTGGAGTTTATCCGCCAACATCCTTCCGAGCTGGTCTTCTATGCCGTCGGGGCGCCGCGCCAAGAGATTCTGGCCAGCTCCATCGAAAGTCATGAGCGTACAGGCATGGGCTTCTGCATCGGCGCGTCCATTTCCTTCGCCACCGGCAGTATCAAGCGGGCGCCGCGCTGGATGCAGAACTGCAAGTTGGAATGGCTGCACCGCATGCTTTCCGAGCCTCGCCGGCTGGTCCGGCGCTACGTTCACGATGCGCTGTTCATCGTCCCGGCCTATCGCAGGGAGAAAAGCAATCGTACTCAACGGGCCGCGCCGATAAATCAGGATCTGTAG